Proteins found in one Panthera tigris isolate Pti1 chromosome B3, P.tigris_Pti1_mat1.1, whole genome shotgun sequence genomic segment:
- the GPHB5 gene encoding glycoprotein hormone beta-5, with protein MKLAYLFLGPMALFLLAGCSCVLSTSSGNLLTFVGCAVREFTFLAKKPGCRGLRITTDACWGRCETWEKPILEPPYIEAHHRVCTYNETRQVTVKLPNCAPGVDPFYTYPVAVRCDCGACSTATTECETI; from the exons ATGAAGCTGGCATACCTTTTCCTCGGCCCCATGGCCCTCTTCCTCCTAGCTGGCTGCAGCTGTGTTCTCAGCACGTCCAGTGGGAACCTGCTCACCTTTGTGGGCTGTGCCGTGAGGGAGTTTACTTTCCTGGCCAAAAAGCCTGGCTGCAGGGGCCTTCGGATCACTACGGATGCCTGCTGGGGCCGCTGTGAGACCTGGGAG AAGCCCATTCTGGAACCCCCCTACATTGAAGCCCATCATCGAGTCTGTACCTACAACGAGACCAGACAGGTGACGGTCAAGCTGCCCAATTGCGCCCCTGGAGTGGACCCCTTCTACACCTACCCCGTGGCTGTCCGCTGCGACTGCGGGGCCTGTTCCACTGCCACCACGGAGTGCGAGACCATCTGA